The following coding sequences are from one Ornithodoros turicata isolate Travis chromosome 1, ASM3712646v1, whole genome shotgun sequence window:
- the LOC135377319 gene encoding ATP synthase subunit e, mitochondrial-like, with protein sequence MVELAPPVAVSPFIRACRWGAFAAGVLYGAYNLKRLTKKEAVRREVEAKHQASIAAKKQEEKLRAQREELLVLAKETGTPVPPGF encoded by the exons ATGGTTGAACTTGCCCCTCCTGTTGCAGTTTCACCATTCATCCGG GCATGCCGGTGGGGAGCTTTCGCTGCTGGAGTCCTATATGGTGCATATAACTTAA AACGGCTGACGAAAAAGGAAGCTGTGCGAAGAGAGGTGGAGGCCAAGCACCAGGCCTCAATTGCTGCCAAAAAACAAGAGGAGAAGCTCAGAGCCCAGCGCGAGGAGCTCCTGGTCCTAGCCAAGGAGACTGGAACACCAGTTCCTCCGGGCTTCTAA